AAAATGGCCGAGGATTATAAAACATTTTGGATGCGTGTAGAAAGTGGTCTGCTCTACCTTTTAAATGAACACGCAGATACCCAGCAAAATATCTTGATTGTTAGCCATGGATTAACCATACAAAACTTATTACACGGCTTAATTGCTGATTTCAACGAAACTCAGCGCTTAAGCAATGCCTCTGTGACGAAAGTACAATACATCGATGGCCAATTTAAATTATTATCTTATAATGGCACCAGCCATTTTGTTAAAGAATAGGATGACGCTCATCTTACAAAAACATTTACAGCCTAGAACGCATTCATTCGTGTTTTAGACTGCAAATGTTTTATTTTTTCAGATAAATTTTATTAACATTACTCTAACTCACTCGAAACACGAACGTTTAATTATTTATCACCAAATAAAATTAATATTCAGTTGATTCCTTGTTGTATCTTTCATATACTCATCGTGTATTTAAAAATATCAAATTATTTTTGGAGGACTTATTGTGGAAAAATATTTTAAGTTAAAAGAGCACGGCACATCGGTTTCAACCGAAATTTCAGCGGGGATAACAACCTTTTTAGCAATGTCATACATCATCTTTGTTAACCCAGCAATCTTGGCATTATCTGGTATGCCTAGCCAAGCTGTCTTTTTAGCAACGATTTTTGCAGCGGCGGTATCAACCTTAGTGATGGGACTCTTTGCTAATGTCCCTTACGCTTTAGCACCAGGTATGGGACTGAATGCATTTTTCACTTATACTGTTGTCTTTAGTTTAGGCTTCACTTGGCAACAAGCATTGTCGATGGTTTTTATTTGTGGGGTTTTCAATGTCTTAATTACTGTAACGAAAGTCCGAAAATCATTAATTAAAGCCATTCCTGAATCTTTACAACACGCCATTTCAGCTGGTATCGGTGTTTTTATCGGTTATATCGGGATAAAAAATGGTAACTTATTAACCTTTACAGTAGATGGACACAATTTATTATCTGTCAATGGTGGCAGTCCTACGGCAGAATCATTTCCAGGTGGGATTCAATCAGTCGTATCCAATAGCGGCGCCCTACCAGAATTAGTTAATTTTACAAGTCCAACCTCACTATTAACTTTGATTGGCTTAGCTATTACAATTATTTTAATGATTCGCGGTGTCAAAAGTGCCATTTTAGTTGGGATTGTCTTAACTACTTTAATCGGTATTCCAATGGGTGTAGTTGATTTAAGCAGCATCAATTGGGCAGATAATTCAGTCGTCAACGCCTTTGCTGCACTCAGCGAAACCTTTTTAGTGATTTTCAAACCGGAAGGTCTACCATCTCTATTCGCAGATATGTCAAAACTGCCTATCGTATTAATTACCGTCTTTGCGTTTAGCTTATCAGATGTCTTTGATACGATTGGTACATTTATCGGAACAGGTCGCCGTACAGGTATCTTTACTGCTGAAGATATTGCCGCTTTAGAAACAAGTTCAGGCTTCGATTCTAAAATGGACCGCGCACTATTCGGTGACTCCATCGGTACGTTAATCGGGGCATTATTCGGTACATCAAACACAACAACCTTTGTAGAGTCAGCTGCAGGAATTGGTGAAGGCGGACGTACAGGATTAACTTCTGTAACCACTGCTGTGATGTTTATTTTGGCTATTTTCTTTGCACCAATTATTAGCATTGTTCCATCATCAGCCACAGCACCTGCTTTAATTATTGTCGGTATTCTAATGGTATCGTCATTCAAAGATATCGACTGGACAGACTTTGCTGAAGCCGTACCTGCATTCTTCTCTTCTGTCTTTATGGGATTAGCTTATTCTATTTCTTATGGTATCGCAGCAGGATTCGTGACCTATTGTTTAGTAAAAGTTGTCCAAGGCAAAGCAAAAGACATTCATCCAATTTTATGGGTATCCGTCGCATTATTCATATTGAACTTCTTTGCAATGGCGATGATTTAATCAATGCATCACCACAAAAACTACCGTGGCATTTACATTATTGGTAAATGCTGCGGTAGTTTTAATTATGGTTGGCTCAAGTTGACTTGTCATCCACTTCAGACGTCTCTTTTAGGTGATTATCATACGGCGGATTTGGATGTACCTAAGCACACGTCCTCACTATGTTTTCAGTAGGTTACATCAGGGCCACCTTGGTCTCACTATTTCCAACAATTTTATTCTAATTTTGTTAGTGCTGTAGTATTTAATTTTTCAAGTGATAATAATTGTGTTCTCGCTAATTTTCTCAGCTCTATCATTCGTTCTTTTTGCTCAACACCTTTACTGATAAGCACTGCATTATAACTTTCCATGTTAGCAAGCACTAACAATTCATTAAGACTGGCATAGTCCCTCATATTGCCTTTGAGACTTGGATTTTCATTACGCCACTCTTTTGCCCGTTTACTAAATAATGCCACATTAAGCATATCCGCTTCACTGGCATATTTATAGGATAATTGTTCCTTAGTTAAATCAGATAGTAAATATTCCTTTATAGCATCTGTATGAATCTTATAGTTAATCTTTGAGATTTCTCTATTCAAATTCCAAGAAAGTGATAACCTCGAATTTTCGTTCGCTTTCAGTCTCTTATAGTCCTGAATTAAATATAACTTAAATTCAGCTGAAATCCAGGATGCAAATTCCATTGCTATATCAGGATGTGCAAAAGTACCTCCACCTCTACCTGATTTAGATACAATACCTACTGCATTTGTATTTTTTATCCACCTTTGAGGTGATAATGTAAAAGCATTGGTGCCTGCTTCATTTCTAAAGGAGTCGAATTCGACCCCTTTAAAATCTGGATTATGCAAAGTTTCCCATAATCCTAAAAATTCTATCGTATCCCGTACTCTAAGCCAGTTTTTTACAACATCCTTAGGCTCATGAATGTTTTTATATCTCGCTATATCAGTTAAACTAATATAATCATTTTTACAGTCTTCTGTATAGATTTGAATATCAAATCCTTTTGCAGAAATTTTTTCTTTTTTTATCTTAGTCATTTTTCTCCTTTTGTTGATGTACTGTTCATAACAACTAACTATAAATAGTCACTCTAACACACACCAACGATTTTTCAGTTTTATATTTTAGTAGAAACTCTCAATATTTTATGTTCACCTAACTACTGTACATCCCAGCGACAATATTTTCCCTTCACCTCGACAATCACTTCAAATCCCTCCACTGCACGTTTTTGGTACGCTGTCAGTTTCCTCCAATGATTCAAACCTAAGCACACGTACTCACTATGTGAATCAACGAGTCATGTCAGAGCACCTTACTCACACTATTTTTCCAGCAAGTCATGTTAAGCCTCTCCTTGTCACACAATGTCTATTCTTCAGCAAATAGTTGTGCGGCTTTAACTGCGCGTTTCCATCCTTTGTAGAGGGCTTCGCGTTTTGAGGTTGTTATCGCAGGATAAAAAATTTCACCTGAAGCATTGAGTGCTTGTAAATCAGCTAAGTCTTTCCAGTAACCAATAGCTAATCCGGCTAAAAAGGCTGCACCGAGTGCAGTAGTTTCTAAATTTTTCGCTCGGGAGATTTCAATATTTAAAATATCAGCTTGAAACTGCATTAAGTATTGATTCATCGCAGCACCACCATCAACTCTCAGTTGTGGAATCGCTAGCTGTGTATCTGCTTGCATCGTTTCAATAATGTCACGCACTTGATACGCAATTGACTGCAACGATGCCTTAACAAAATCCGCACGATTGGTCCCACGAGTCATACCAAATACCGCTCCACGTACATCCGAATCCCAATATGGTGCACCCAAACCCGTAAACGCAGGCACAATATATATCTCATCATCATTATCCGATTGGTAAGCTAATGCCTCGGAAGCTGAGGAAGTAGCGATTAATTCCAGACCATCTCGTAACCATTGAACCACACTTCCTGCCACAAAAATTGAACCTTCTAATGCATAATGAACCTGTCCATTCAAACTATATGCAATCGTCGTCAGCAGTTTATTTTGTGACAACAAACACTCAGAACCCGTATTCATAATAATAAAGGAGCCTGTGCCATACGTATTTTTTATCATCCCCGGCTCAAATGCCAATTGGCCAAATAAGGCTGCCTGTTGGTCACCAGCCATACCGGCAATCGGAATACGTTCACCCAATAAGGATTGTTCACTCGTATAGCCATAAATTTCTGAATTAGATTTCACCGCTGGTAGGATGGCTTTAGGTATATTTAACAGCGCCAAAATTTCTTCATCCCACTGTAAAGTCTGAATATTAAATAACATCGTCCGTGCCGCATTTGAATAATCAGTCGCATGGACAGTACCACCCGTTAATTTCCATAATAACCACGTATCAATGGTACCAAATAACAACTCCCCTTTTTCTGCACGTTCCTGTGCAAATGGAACATTATCCAGCAACCAACGAATTTTTGTCGCTGAAAAATACGCATCAATCACCAAGCCTGTCTTTTGGTGGAACCAATCGCTATAGCCATCTTTTTTCAATTGTTCAGCAATCGGAGCCGTTTGCCGTGACTGCCACACAATTGCATTATGAATGGGTTTCCCAGTTTTTCTATCCCAAATAACCGTTGTTTCACGCTGATTTGTGATACCAATCGCTGCAATTTGATGCGCTTGTATCCCGGCCTCGATTAAGGCTTCTGCGATGACAGATTGCACCGAATTCCATATTTGTTGCGGGTCATGCTCGACCCATCCTGGTTGCGGAAATATTTGCGGCAATTCTTTTTGTGCACTCGCCACAATTTCTGCTTGATGATTAAAAATAATCGCGCGAGAACTGGTTGTCCCTTGGTCAATCGCCATAATATAATTTTCTCTCATACATCCACTCTTTTCAGTCATTTATTTAATACCAACTCACATGAGTTTAACGAATACCTGCTGCATCACTTTTTTAAATACGCGCTCTTCTTACAGCGATTGTACTGCCAGAATTTTGGGCTGACTTCTGCTCCATTAAGCTATCAGGCTGACTCACAGAGTTTAGGCTGACTCGCCATCTAACGGATACGAGATGACTCACTTCGTTTGAGCTGACTCGCCGTCTCTGTTTCGCTCACCGCCTAACGCAAAAACAATACGAAGTGCCTCACCGTTTTTTATTTTGCTCACCGGTTGGCGCAAAAACAATACGAGGTGCCTCACCGTTTTTGCATTTCGCTCAATGCTTGGTACAATAACAATACAAGATGCCTCACTTCATTTTAGCTACCTCGCCATCTACCTAGCATCATCCATAATCCATCAATCAAAGGCAATTCAACCTATTCACGACTGCACACAGTGCTGTTCATGCGCCAGTAACCATATTTTCTTTTCAACACCTGCGGCATAACCGGTGATAGCACCATTATGACCAACCACACGGTGACACGGTATAACTAGCGCTAACGGATTTTTGCCTACAGCACCACCAATCGCTCGCGGCGAACGACGTGATGAGTCTGGCCATACGTGTTCAGCAATATCGGCATAACTCATCGTCTTGCCGTAAGGGATTGTCTGTAACACCTGCCACACTCGTTGCTGAAAGGCTGTACCTGCCGGTTCAATGTCCAACATATGTCCTTCTACAATGTCTCCACTAAAATAGGCATCCAACCATCTTTTAAGTATTACTACCACTTCCGGCTCACCCACACGTATCGCATTCCAATCATATCCTGTCGCAAAATAACGTTGCCCTTCAAACCAAATTCCTTTTACTGCCACTTCATTACTGACTAGCCACAACTTACCGATAGGCGAATCGTACCAATGTTTGTATAGCACAGCCATCACATCCTACTATTTAAAATACACAACAGTAGACCCATCACCACCTGCATTTGGTGCTGAATATTCAAAATGATCTACTTGAGAATGCTGTGACAATACCTTTTTAACACCATCACGTAATGCGCCCGTTCCCTTACCATGAATAATAGTAACCATTGGATGATTCGACAACAAGGCAGCATCTAAGTACTGACGCAAGCGGTACAATGCCTGTTCGTAACGCTCACCCCGTAAATCCAATGTCGTCTGCACTTTACTACCTGCTTGGCGCTGTACGTTAACTTTCGTCTTCGGATCAACTTTTTCAAGCGGTGACAATTCTTCCGACGCCAATTTCATCTTCAAAATGCCCATTTGAACAATATACTTTTCTGCACCGACTTGTTCGACAATCGTCCCACGCTGACCATAAGTTAAGACTTCGACATCATCACCCACTTTATACCGCCGTTTTTCACGCGCACGCTTTAAAATTTTGTTCTTCTTCAAATTCTCTGGCTGTTTCAACTGATCAAACGCATTACGCTTATCTATCAGCACGTGCTCTTTAATCGTCCCACGTGCGCCTTGTTCCAACTGCAAGTCACGAATTTCTTGTAAAATCTTCTCAGCTTGACCTTTCGCCTCTTCCACTTGCTCATTGGCTTGACGTTTCGCTTTTTCAACCAACTCATTTTTCTGCTCTAACCAGCGATTATACTCCGTGCGCAAATCTTTATGCAATTTTTCAGCAAGTGCTAATTGCTCCAATGCTTCCTCATGAGCCAACTCGGCTTCACGACGCTCACGTTCAAGATTAGCCACCATTTCATTGACCGATTGGGTATCTGTATCTATCCCACTGCGTGCTTCTTCTAAAATATCTGCTCGTAAACCTAAGCGCTGTGAAATATCAAAGGCATTACTGCGACCAGGCACACCAATTAACAAACGATACGTTGGTGACAAGGTAGCGCTATCGAACTCCATACTGGCATTAATCGTTTTCGGTGTATCATGAGCATATAATTTTAACTCTGGATAATGAGTCGTTGCCATCACAGTCGCGTCTAATTTATGTAAATAGTTTAAAATAGCCATCGCTAACGAGGCGCCCTCTTGCGGATCCGTCCCGGAACCTAACTCGTCAAAGAGCAATAAAGACTGATGAGTTGCCTGCTCCAAAATGCGAATCGTATTTGTCATGTGACTAGAGAAGGTCGACAAACTTTGTTCAATCGATTGTTCATCACCAATATCAGCAAAAATATCATCGAAAATACCCACTTGACTGCCTTTATCAGCTGGAATGTGCAATCCCGTTTGCGCCATCATTTGTAATAAACCCAATGTTTTAAGCAAAATCGTTTTCCCACCGGTATTCGGCCCTGTAATAATTAACGCACGGTATTCTTCACCAATAATTAAGTCATTAGCAACGATTTGTTTAGCATCAATGAGCGGATGGCGGACTTGCCATAAAGCAACATGATTATCATCTGAAAACTTCGGACGTACTGCCTGATATGCTCTAGCGTGCTCACCACGGGCTTGAATAAAGTCCAATTCGGCTACCATTTCCTGATTATGCATCAATTCAGCATAATGTGGCATCAGTGCCACTGAAATTTCTGCTAAAATACGTTCAATTTCTTTGCGTTCAGCAACGATTAATTCTGCCCGCTTTTGATTCAAAGCAGTCACTGCTTGCGGCTCAATATATAAGGTTTGTCCTGTACTACTTTGATCGTGCACACGACCACCAAATTGATGGCGATATTCGGCTTTTACCGGCAAAACATACACATCATTACGCATTGTAATTAAGGTGTCTGACAATTGACTCGCTTTCGACTTCACCAATTGATTCAACTGATTACGAATTTGCGCATCAGTTTGCGTTTGTTGACGACGAATCGACGCTAATTGTGTTGAAGCCGTTGATAAGATACTGCCATCATCAGCAACTGACTGGATAATCATTTGTTCCACTTGTGGCAAATGCACACATTGATTGACCCAATAAGTCAACGCCGGAAAATGCTTCTCTTCTTTTGCTAACTGATCAAAAAACTGAATTAATTGCTTAGTCGTTGACAAGAGTCTACCAATTTGCGCAATTTCCATACCATTCAATGTAGCTTCTAACTTTAATCGTTGCAGTGCCCGATTCAAATTCGCTAGACGCGGAATCGGCATCTGTTTTTGTTGTAATAAAATAGCTAAACTTTGTTCTGTTTCGGACTGTAATTGTTGTAGCTTCTCACGCTCATTCAATATCCGCATCGCTAAGATTTTTTCTTTTCCTAGATCTGTTTGGATAAAATGTAATATTTGTTGTTGCACTTTGCCAAATTCTAATGTTTCGTAAATTTTTTGATTATTCGACATAATTGCTCCCTTCATTATGTATCAAAAGATAAGGCACAAAGTTCTCCTATCATAAGAACTTCATGCCCGCTGTAACGAGCGTTTGACAAACCCGTTCACTCTATGTTTTATTCTATCGTTCAAGCAACCACAACGCCCACTGCTTAAAACACTTGGAGCGCTATGATTTGTGACTGATTGCCTTCTCTTGCACTATGTTTAACTAAATGGATTGACTTTTAGCCAGGCTTCTGCCGCCCAGTCTGAAATAATCGGTGTATTGGCTACGATACGGTATGCTAGCGGGTTATCGACAAATTGTTGTTGAATAAATTCGACTGGTATTAATGACAAAATAAATAAGAATACATAAATCACCAAAAAGGTAATCATTAAGTTAACCACGCCACCACCAATATGATTCAAATGACGCATCATATTATAATATGTAATCCGGGTGAAAAATATAGCTAAAAACTTCGTCACCAACCAGCCGACAAGCCAAATAATGACAAAAGTAACCGCTCGGTAAAAGGCTTGGTCAACTAAAAAACTTTGCGCTTCATTGTAAAACACTAACTGCGTTGACTGTTGAATTGACGGAAACGGCACTAGCATTTCAACGTATTTGGATAATGGTTCGTAAAACTTAGACGCTAATAAAAAGGTAATCAAGTAACCGATTAATTGTACCAGTTGCATAATTAAGCCGCGTCTAAAACCAGTGTAAAAACTATAAGCTAATACGATTAGTATAATAATAGATAACATTTATCTTCTCCTCAGACATTATTTGCGTTTGCGATAAGGAATATCGACAGGTTTAGCAGCTGCTACTTGTTGTTTCAATGCTTCTAATTCTGCTTCTAATGCCATGATTTTTTCTTCTTTAATTAACTGATCCGACAATGCATTGACTGCCATTAAAATACTGCGGTCCGACACCGACAAATCCGGTGCTAGCTCAGTTAATTGGTTTAATTGCGTATTAATTAACTCGACCACTGCCGCCATATGTTGGTCTGAGCGCTCTCCTATAATTGTATAGGGTCTGCCAGCAATCGTCACTTTAAAACGACGCTTCTCCTCCATGTAGACACCCTCCTAAATCTAATTCTAACAAGACTATTTGTCATGTCTATTCATATCATAGTTATAGCCTTGTAATTTGGTTTTTTATCTGTCTCCAATGCGCCGAAATGACTTTATGGCAAAAATAACTTTATACCAAACTCGCACTACAGTGTCGTTATCCAGTAATTCAAGGTAAAACATCTTTCATACCGTGTTATCTAGTAAATCAAAGCAATACATCTTCATACACCGTGTTATCTAGAGATTCATCTCATTACGCTCATTGTCGCACTATGGTTATATTCTATCAGAAAATGCTTTCTGTTGCATCTTTCACTCATTATAAATTTAGACTAGCGTGTTAATTATGACAATGCAAATAGTATAAAGTTGTTTAAGCGGATGGCTGAGACCGGGTATTGGACGCTTGTCGCAGTTTTTTTCTGGCGTCAACAGCAGATGGCGATTAATCGTATCAAATTTGGCGGTTAATTGCTCTCGAATGCTAAAAAATCGGGAAGCCTTGGGGGCACTCCCGATTTTCAACTACAAACTTTATCGAAATCATTCACACTATCATTAACGCATTGCTTATCTCATCCGAAATAAATACATCATTATCTAACGATAGCTTGGTTTTATTTAGATCTTGCTTCAAGAAATTCTGTAAAGGAGGTCGCTCCTATTTTCCTTTTCTTATTTAGCATACTTGTCCAAATTGCATTACCTTCTTGTTCAGTGATTAATCGCTTACGATAAGCTTCAACTAATATATCTCCTGTTGTAATATGTTTTAATGAGTACTTATTAATATAATAACCAATATCTTTAAGATTATTACTACCTAAGACACCGTTATACTTCTTAGCAAGCGATATGGAGGCAGCTTCTCCACTTCCAATCACTCGATTCCCCTCAGAATAAGTGGTCAATTTTCTATATAAGGCATATTCTTCTGAACGGATATCCATACTGACAATACTGGCTGAACCTTTAGCTATTAATTTATCCACTCTAGCTTTTAAATGAGGAATCGTAGGTCTATCAATTTCATTATACACTTCTTTGGGGATAACGATTTTGCCTGGATACATTTTTTCTAACAGACTTTCCTCATTAGACCATAAAAATGCACAGATACAATCAGTGTCAAAGAATACGGAATCAGTCAAGAAGCATCTCCCCTTCTTCATCAATCCCATATACTATATCATCTCTAAAAGCATCTAATAACAGCCCTTCGTATTTTCCTTGTGAAATCATATCTTTTTCCAAAAGTTTCTCGGTTGAGGTGATATAACTGCCAAGAACTATTCTTCTTTTGTTTTCCGGTGCGGGGCGATAAAGCGTTGTATCGT
The genomic region above belongs to Aerococcaceae bacterium zg-1292 and contains:
- a CDS encoding methylated-DNA--[protein]-cysteine S-methyltransferase, producing MAVLYKHWYDSPIGKLWLVSNEVAVKGIWFEGQRYFATGYDWNAIRVGEPEVVVILKRWLDAYFSGDIVEGHMLDIEPAGTAFQQRVWQVLQTIPYGKTMSYADIAEHVWPDSSRRSPRAIGGAVGKNPLALVIPCHRVVGHNGAITGYAAGVEKKIWLLAHEQHCVQS
- the zapA gene encoding cell division protein ZapA — encoded protein: MEEKRRFKVTIAGRPYTIIGERSDQHMAAVVELINTQLNQLTELAPDLSVSDRSILMAVNALSDQLIKEEKIMALEAELEALKQQVAAAKPVDIPYRKRK
- a CDS encoding NCS2 family permease, encoding MEKYFKLKEHGTSVSTEISAGITTFLAMSYIIFVNPAILALSGMPSQAVFLATIFAAAVSTLVMGLFANVPYALAPGMGLNAFFTYTVVFSLGFTWQQALSMVFICGVFNVLITVTKVRKSLIKAIPESLQHAISAGIGVFIGYIGIKNGNLLTFTVDGHNLLSVNGGSPTAESFPGGIQSVVSNSGALPELVNFTSPTSLLTLIGLAITIILMIRGVKSAILVGIVLTTLIGIPMGVVDLSSINWADNSVVNAFAALSETFLVIFKPEGLPSLFADMSKLPIVLITVFAFSLSDVFDTIGTFIGTGRRTGIFTAEDIAALETSSGFDSKMDRALFGDSIGTLIGALFGTSNTTTFVESAAGIGEGGRTGLTSVTTAVMFILAIFFAPIISIVPSSATAPALIIVGILMVSSFKDIDWTDFAEAVPAFFSSVFMGLAYSISYGIAAGFVTYCLVKVVQGKAKDIHPILWVSVALFILNFFAMAMI
- a CDS encoding endonuclease MutS2, encoding MSNNQKIYETLEFGKVQQQILHFIQTDLGKEKILAMRILNEREKLQQLQSETEQSLAILLQQKQMPIPRLANLNRALQRLKLEATLNGMEIAQIGRLLSTTKQLIQFFDQLAKEEKHFPALTYWVNQCVHLPQVEQMIIQSVADDGSILSTASTQLASIRRQQTQTDAQIRNQLNQLVKSKASQLSDTLITMRNDVYVLPVKAEYRHQFGGRVHDQSSTGQTLYIEPQAVTALNQKRAELIVAERKEIERILAEISVALMPHYAELMHNQEMVAELDFIQARGEHARAYQAVRPKFSDDNHVALWQVRHPLIDAKQIVANDLIIGEEYRALIITGPNTGGKTILLKTLGLLQMMAQTGLHIPADKGSQVGIFDDIFADIGDEQSIEQSLSTFSSHMTNTIRILEQATHQSLLLFDELGSGTDPQEGASLAMAILNYLHKLDATVMATTHYPELKLYAHDTPKTINASMEFDSATLSPTYRLLIGVPGRSNAFDISQRLGLRADILEEARSGIDTDTQSVNEMVANLERERREAELAHEEALEQLALAEKLHKDLRTEYNRWLEQKNELVEKAKRQANEQVEEAKGQAEKILQEIRDLQLEQGARGTIKEHVLIDKRNAFDQLKQPENLKKNKILKRAREKRRYKVGDDVEVLTYGQRGTIVEQVGAEKYIVQMGILKMKLASEELSPLEKVDPKTKVNVQRQAGSKVQTTLDLRGERYEQALYRLRQYLDAALLSNHPMVTIIHGKGTGALRDGVKKVLSQHSQVDHFEYSAPNAGGDGSTVVYFK
- the glpK gene encoding glycerol kinase GlpK, with translation MRENYIMAIDQGTTSSRAIIFNHQAEIVASAQKELPQIFPQPGWVEHDPQQIWNSVQSVIAEALIEAGIQAHQIAAIGITNQRETTVIWDRKTGKPIHNAIVWQSRQTAPIAEQLKKDGYSDWFHQKTGLVIDAYFSATKIRWLLDNVPFAQERAEKGELLFGTIDTWLLWKLTGGTVHATDYSNAARTMLFNIQTLQWDEEILALLNIPKAILPAVKSNSEIYGYTSEQSLLGERIPIAGMAGDQQAALFGQLAFEPGMIKNTYGTGSFIIMNTGSECLLSQNKLLTTIAYSLNGQVHYALEGSIFVAGSVVQWLRDGLELIATSSASEALAYQSDNDDEIYIVPAFTGLGAPYWDSDVRGAVFGMTRGTNRADFVKASLQSIAYQVRDIIETMQADTQLAIPQLRVDGGAAMNQYLMQFQADILNIEISRAKNLETTALGAAFLAGLAIGYWKDLADLQALNASGEIFYPAITTSKREALYKGWKRAVKAAQLFAEE
- a CDS encoding CvpA family protein, which translates into the protein MLSIIILIVLAYSFYTGFRRGLIMQLVQLIGYLITFLLASKFYEPLSKYVEMLVPFPSIQQSTQLVFYNEAQSFLVDQAFYRAVTFVIIWLVGWLVTKFLAIFFTRITYYNMMRHLNHIGGGVVNLMITFLVIYVFLFILSLIPVEFIQQQFVDNPLAYRIVANTPIISDWAAEAWLKVNPFS
- a CDS encoding KilA-N domain-containing protein, encoding MTKIKKEKISAKGFDIQIYTEDCKNDYISLTDIARYKNIHEPKDVVKNWLRVRDTIEFLGLWETLHNPDFKGVEFDSFRNEAGTNAFTLSPQRWIKNTNAVGIVSKSGRGGGTFAHPDIAMEFASWISAEFKLYLIQDYKRLKANENSRLSLSWNLNREISKINYKIHTDAIKEYLLSDLTKEQLSYKYASEADMLNVALFSKRAKEWRNENPSLKGNMRDYASLNELLVLANMESYNAVLISKGVEQKERMIELRKLARTQLLSLEKLNTTALTKLE